A genomic region of Lytechinus pictus isolate F3 Inbred chromosome 2, Lp3.0, whole genome shotgun sequence contains the following coding sequences:
- the LOC129253953 gene encoding T-cell activation inhibitor, mitochondrial-like → MTWTARTNIHQIPQIEVLSEGNVLALHPESFNHKVDLLLQPKQQAKSKMFAFCPLIRSSCFKLLSGHNNSCWFRSYLTAAQTTEVLRPFIFAVHPDFFGQHPRERAVNERSLKQLFSYIDGLHQDQRTSATELTFYLRNQIQLHGQPVNKGLIFKRVKISLSSSDIDTSVNSILESCDLSTALIEQYKKENAEKEGEFPRPIEWHQSYYTYTGKKNPKDHVQQKQGKPEITLSYWLKTNIAEARKKLESSQPIRNEIASLRQDLIGQLGLEGILWESMWDSSTCLSCLRTMKELCQQHWAAMENLRGCTVILGDLTRLSPNGHVVLGSQDVPHHWVSFISSLPEQRKFLPFIPPTEQVLSTLLGGCSVKALEGQASTMTAHSHYAALTRLIETMEKHKFVKRKDEKTEKCITLPEGCTQGINIIIEGSTGQQYIDHNGDIHIMCNKSASSIIRYLSDNTQIARELHINHMSDIKEEALLISRCLEELELATLTRHLDVTPSQMIACCRKLEDNPIRLGVVVRNLHLQIRHHYALQRNGDVCIPWNWKE, encoded by the exons ATGACATGGACCGCGAGGACAAACATCCACCAAATTCCCCAAATTGAG GTTTTGTCAGAAGGAAATGTGCTGGCACTTCATCCAGAGAGTTTCAATCATAAGGTAGATCTACTACTCCAACCCAAGCAACAGGCAAAAAGTAAAATGTTTGCTTTTTGCCCATTGATTAG gtCATCATGTTTTAAACTACTGTCGGGTCATAACAACAGTTGTTGGTTTCGCAGCTACCTCACTGCAGCACAGACTACTGAAGTTCTCCGTCCATTTATCTTTGCTGTCCACCCAGATTTCTTTGGTCAACATCCTAGAGAGAGG GCTGTTAATGAAAGATCTCTGAAGCAGCTCTTTTCTTACATTGATGGACTTCACCAAGATCAAAGGACTTCTGCAACAGAGCTGACATTCTACCTAAGGAATCAAATACAGCTACATGGACAGCCTGTCAACAAAG gcCTAATATTCAAGCGTGTTAAAATCAGCTTATCGTCTTCTGACATCGACACTTCTGTGAATAGTATCTTAGAGTCATGTGACCTGTCTACTGCCCTCATTGAGCAGTACAAGAAAGAGAATGCTGAGAAAGAAGGGGAATTCCCAAGGCCGATAGAATGGCACCAATCTTACTATACATACACCGGAAAGAAAAATCCTAAGGACCATGTGCAGCAAAAGCAAGGAAAACCTGAAATAACTTTGAG CTACTGGTTGAAGACCAACATAGCTGAGGCCAGAAAGAAGCTTGAGAGCAGTCAACCAATCAGGAATGAGATTGCATCACTGAGACAAGATCTGATTGGTCAGTTAGGCCTTGAAGGTATATTATGGGAGAGCATGTGGGACTCATCAACATGTCTCTCGTGCCTGAGGACAATGAAAGAATTGTGTCAGCAACATTGGGCTGCCATGGAAAACCTTAGAG gTTGTACAGTTATACTTGGTGATTTGACCAGACTCTCACCCAATGGTCATGTGGTTCTTGGCAGTCAAGATGTACCTCACCATTGGGTCTCG TTTATATCCAGCCTTCCGGAGCAGAGGAAATTCCTTCCATTCATACCCCCGACCGAGCAGGTCCTGTCCACTCTCCTTGGGGGGTGCTCCGTCAAAGCTCTGGAGGGACAAGCATCCACCATGACGGCACACAGTCATTACGCTGCCCTCACGAGGCTTATAGAGACCATGGAAAAACACAAGTTTGTGAAGAGGAAAGATGAGAAGACAGAAAAATGCATCACCTTGCCAGAAGGGTGTACTCAGGGaatcaatataatcattgaagg GAGTACAGGTCAGCAGTATATAGACCATAATGGGGACATTCATATCATGTGCAATAAATCAGCATCAAGCATTATTAGATATCTATCGGACAATACTCAAATTGCGAGGGAATTACATATCAATCACATGAG TGATATCAAGGAAGAAGCCCTGTTAATCTCTCGTTGCCTGGAGGAGTTGGAGCTGGCGACTTTGACCCGGCACCTGGACGTCACACCATCCCAGATGATAGCATGCTGCCGTAAGCTTGAAGACAACCCCATCAGACTGGGCGTGGTCGTCAGGAACCTCCATCTTCAGATAAGACATCACTATGCATTACAAAGGAATGGGGACGTGTGCATCCCATGGAATTGGAAAGAATAA